One genomic segment of Mycoplasmopsis agalactiae PG2 includes these proteins:
- the coaE gene encoding dephospho-CoA kinase (Dephospho-CoA kinase (CoaE) performs the final step in coenzyme A biosynthesis.) codes for MIAIIGKIGVGKTTFSKKLIERGFSVFNCDEFVQKSYQKGNEGYEAIKNQIGDFLCDENGVSKRKIKSWISQNPYNIDLLEKAIFPIVDKAIKMGKFDFVEIPKLIGKNYDFSKLFDIILCLETPEKIRGKNMTKRGVDNLTKMAISEKNAPKLMKNAIFGQIPIVNIFANNLCDDALFELILTILFANS; via the coding sequence ATGATAGCAATAATTGGGAAAATTGGAGTTGGGAAAACCACATTTAGCAAAAAGCTCATTGAGCGTGGTTTTTCAGTATTTAATTGCGATGAATTTGTCCAAAAAAGCTATCAAAAAGGCAACGAAGGCTATGAAGCTATAAAGAATCAAATAGGTGATTTTTTATGTGATGAAAATGGGGTTTCTAAAAGAAAAATAAAGTCATGAATTTCCCAAAATCCTTATAATATTGACCTTTTGGAAAAGGCAATTTTTCCAATAGTTGATAAAGCCATAAAAATGGGGAAATTTGATTTCGTAGAAATACCAAAATTAATTGGAAAAAATTATGATTTTAGCAAACTTTTTGATATTATTTTATGCCTCGAAACTCCAGAGAAAATAAGGGGTAAAAATATGACTAAACGAGGTGTGGATAACCTCACAAAAATGGCAATAAGTGAAAAAAATGCCCCAAAATTGATGAAAAATGCTATTTTTGGTCAAATTCCAATTGTGAATATCTTTGCCAATAACTTGTGTGATGATGCATTATTTGAATTAATTTTGACAATACTATTTGCAAATAGTTAA
- a CDS encoding YigZ family protein, whose protein sequence is MCEYEIKKSKFIGCVFYISSKEDVKKYELMLRKEHKKSTHICHAYSFYSTQSHNLGFSDDGEPSGTAGRPIARAIELKKLENVVVFVIRYYGGIKLGGGGLIRAYNKCANMAIDEYIKVKRG, encoded by the coding sequence ATGTGTGAGTATGAAATTAAAAAGTCTAAATTTATAGGCTGTGTTTTTTATATTAGTTCAAAAGAAGATGTTAAAAAGTATGAACTTATGCTTAGAAAAGAGCATAAAAAAAGCACGCATATTTGCCACGCATACTCATTTTATAGTACTCAAAGTCATAATTTAGGATTTAGTGATGACGGCGAACCAAGTGGTACAGCTGGAAGACCAATTGCTCGAGCTATTGAATTAAAAAAGCTTGAAAACGTTGTCGTATTTGTCATACGATATTATGGTGGAATTAAATTAGGCGGTGGAGGACTAATCAGAGCCTATAATAAGTGTGCTAATATGGCAATTGATGAATATATTAAAGTTAAAAGAGGCTAA
- a CDS encoding site-specific DNA-methyltransferase, protein MNKMTTNVIINADCIEALKVLPDNSIDLIFADPPYWMRTSKTLFRVEGTKFNGVEDEWDKFDSNDDYVQFTKKWLSECHRVLKPNGSFWVIGGMQCIYTIGGLMQDLGFWIINDVIWHKTNPTPNFKGTRLQNSHETLIWATKNQKSKYTFNYKTAKELNINVADYNKGSRNQLGSVWSISVVNGSERLKDNEGLKLHSTQKPEELLYKIINISSKINDIVLDPFAGTMTTGKIAKQTGRKYIMIEQDEKYCHYGANRIEKTKEKIGDIELAVFDIKPLKVGLKDMINDNFLHLGEQFYLKNINHKNVYLNSDGKLTDDNGEVHDIHSKAALLLNKKASRVNGFDYWNVMRDNRIVSIDEIRNLYREYLSKKLTKE, encoded by the coding sequence ATGAATAAGATGACAACTAATGTAATTATTAATGCAGATTGCATTGAAGCTTTGAAAGTGCTTCCTGATAACAGCATAGATTTAATTTTTGCTGATCCACCATATTGAATGAGAACAAGCAAAACCTTATTCAGAGTTGAAGGTACAAAATTTAATGGCGTTGAAGATGAATGAGACAAATTCGATTCTAATGATGATTATGTACAGTTTACTAAAAAATGATTAAGTGAATGTCATAGAGTCTTGAAGCCTAATGGCTCATTTTGAGTTATCGGCGGGATGCAATGCATTTACACAATAGGTGGGCTGATGCAAGATTTAGGATTTTGAATCATAAATGATGTTATATGACATAAAACTAATCCTACGCCAAATTTTAAAGGAACTAGACTCCAAAACAGCCATGAAACTTTAATCTGAGCAACTAAGAATCAAAAGTCAAAATACACGTTTAACTATAAAACAGCCAAAGAATTAAATATTAATGTTGCAGACTATAATAAAGGAAGCCGTAATCAACTAGGTAGTGTTTGGTCAATTTCAGTTGTTAATGGTAGTGAACGCCTAAAGGATAATGAAGGCTTAAAACTCCATAGCACACAAAAGCCTGAAGAACTTCTTTATAAAATAATTAATATTAGCTCAAAAATTAACGATATAGTTCTAGATCCTTTTGCTGGTACTATGACAACCGGCAAAATAGCCAAACAAACAGGCAGAAAATACATAATGATAGAGCAAGATGAAAAATATTGTCATTATGGCGCAAATAGAATAGAAAAAACCAAGGAAAAAATAGGTGATATTGAATTAGCAGTTTTTGACATAAAACCCTTAAAAGTAGGCTTAAAGGACATGATTAATGATAACTTTTTACACCTTGGAGAGCAGTTTTATTTAAAAAACATTAATCACAAAAATGTTTATTTAAATTCTGATGGCAAGTTAACTGACGATAATGGAGAAGTTCACGATATTCACTCAAAAGCTGCATTATTATTGAATAAAAAAGCATCTAGAGTAAATGGATTTGACTACTGGAATGTTATGCGCGATAATAGGATTGTTTCAATTGACGAAATTAGAAATTTATATAGAGAATATTTGTCAAAAAAGCTAACTAAGGAATAA
- a CDS encoding MFS transporter, with product MTKFKVNNLKYTGSLTLSLIGSEAFKLGSSIFIFKFTGNLWLVTFLYLLIQLPSIIVYLFSSKIVKKVKNDKFILLVCDLLSFAILIPPLITFIILNKDDSNKDLKTTLSIILITFSTILGFIYSFRFIFLKSIIYFIADNNDQMQKFNASNSLATSLGFFASTILSFFLFKNLSFYWLITMNMVTYLVSGILYYSLKVNKEATIFSKPELTDSTENRQIKSNLAKSWMFVLSGSLLIGIFLFPNTSGLSQYFNSFGNSEYKIDNWGFYFSIIFTTFSLLGVIIVYFFQSKIKKSKPLFITLISILGTLNFVWLFFMNSETKVNLISYVSIIALQQFAYSLFIPIYYSTSYELFSKNHFHKQNGIAIVFRTLLSSMISVLFTLISTKAGYLYTYLFYSLIVFTCAIGILASSLTYKRSKV from the coding sequence ATGACGAAATTTAAAGTAAATAATCTGAAATACACAGGTTCGTTGACATTGTCCTTAATTGGATCAGAAGCATTCAAATTAGGCTCATCAATATTTATATTTAAGTTCACTGGCAACCTTTGACTTGTAACATTTTTGTATCTATTAATTCAGCTTCCATCAATAATAGTTTACTTATTTAGCTCTAAAATAGTAAAAAAAGTCAAAAATGACAAGTTTATACTACTAGTTTGTGATTTATTAAGTTTTGCTATATTAATCCCTCCATTAATAACATTTATCATATTAAACAAAGACGATAGTAACAAAGACTTGAAGACGACTTTATCCATAATTTTAATAACTTTTAGCACTATATTAGGTTTTATTTATTCATTTAGATTTATTTTTCTAAAAAGCATAATTTACTTTATTGCTGATAATAATGATCAGATGCAAAAGTTTAATGCATCTAACTCCTTAGCAACTTCATTAGGTTTTTTTGCTTCGACAATCTTATCGTTCTTTTTATTTAAGAATCTAAGTTTTTATTGACTAATAACAATGAATATGGTAACCTACTTAGTTTCTGGAATTTTGTATTACTCATTAAAAGTGAATAAAGAAGCAACTATATTCAGTAAGCCAGAATTGACAGACAGTACTGAAAATAGACAAATAAAGTCAAATCTTGCTAAGTCATGAATGTTTGTTTTATCAGGATCGCTTCTTATAGGAATATTCCTATTTCCAAATACTTCAGGGCTTTCGCAGTATTTTAATAGTTTTGGAAACTCTGAATACAAAATTGACAACTGAGGCTTTTACTTTTCTATAATTTTTACAACTTTTTCACTATTAGGCGTTATTATTGTTTACTTTTTTCAGTCAAAAATTAAAAAAAGCAAGCCACTGTTTATAACATTAATTTCGATATTAGGAACCCTAAACTTTGTTTGACTATTTTTTATGAATTCAGAAACAAAAGTAAACTTAATATCATATGTTTCTATAATTGCCTTGCAGCAATTTGCTTATTCATTATTTATTCCTATTTATTATTCAACATCATATGAACTTTTTAGTAAAAATCATTTCCACAAGCAAAATGGGATAGCTATAGTATTTAGAACTTTACTATCATCAATGATTAGTGTGTTATTTACTTTAATATCAACTAAAGCAGGATATTTGTATACATACTTGTTCTATTCATTAATTGTTTTTACCTGTGCTATAGGCATTTTGGCATCATCCTTAACGTACAAGAGAAGCAAAGTGTAA
- a CDS encoding zinc-binding metallopeptidase family protein translates to MINSESLENLLLNGWTHPSLPGLEAKFIKSVFIKNKITNINNNAFLVTKSCIKKRNVLFLAHADDVGGLVINNEAFFQGTTYLENGMFNLYNLDNEFIAEVNGNSIDNLIYSQEKNRKINRPQINLDILDKCPDSELVQILPATKTKVSEIDITARNNDNRLSVLLLNHLLNNLNININLCLSTKEEILLRGVRDIKVQKYLKKFKNIINFEVSESDFWDSENILIRVADTFTNVNKKLLSKVTKICNDYAIPYKLYFGSGSTDATEIRNTDAITIAIPANSIHSMNSTVIVKNIYYTLMLGVLLWRNLK, encoded by the coding sequence ATGATCAATAGCGAAAGCCTTGAAAATTTATTGTTAAATGGTTGAACCCATCCATCGCTACCAGGCTTGGAAGCTAAATTTATAAAATCAGTTTTTATAAAAAATAAGATTACAAATATAAATAATAATGCATTTTTGGTGACAAAATCTTGCATAAAAAAGAGAAATGTTTTGTTTTTGGCTCATGCTGATGATGTTGGTGGGTTAGTGATTAATAACGAAGCATTTTTTCAAGGCACTACTTACTTAGAAAATGGAATGTTTAATTTATACAACTTAGATAATGAATTCATTGCTGAAGTTAATGGCAATAGTATTGATAATCTTATTTATTCACAGGAAAAGAATAGGAAGATTAATAGGCCACAAATAAATTTAGATATTTTGGATAAATGCCCAGATTCTGAATTAGTTCAAATACTGCCTGCTACAAAGACCAAAGTATCTGAAATTGACATAACAGCCCGTAATAATGACAATAGATTATCTGTGCTATTGTTGAATCACCTACTAAATAATCTTAACATTAATATTAATTTATGTTTGAGCACTAAAGAAGAAATACTATTAAGAGGCGTTCGTGATATTAAGGTTCAAAAGTATTTAAAGAAATTCAAAAACATAATAAATTTTGAAGTATCTGAATCTGATTTTTGAGACAGTGAAAACATACTAATTAGAGTTGCTGATACTTTTACAAATGTAAATAAAAAATTACTTAGCAAGGTTACAAAAATTTGCAATGATTATGCAATTCCATACAAACTATATTTTGGTTCAGGATCAACAGATGCTACTGAAATAAGAAATACTGATGCAATAACAATTGCTATACCTGCAAACTCTATACATTCAATGAACTCTACTGTTATTGTAAAAAACATCTATTACACTTTAATGCTAGGAGTTTTGTTATGACGAAATTTAAAGTAA
- a CDS encoding amino acid--tRNA ligase-related protein codes for MHSGKTNFDKFSSAFTKAINSNGKKYLMHKFSNSILWLINFPSIIAPFHQKSYKGIGRNSNLLMDISETVGVGEGCKTYNETIEGINGHKNNINDYKLYLDRKSQTVLKTARFGISLEKLVLFLIHESNIRNTQLIPRETDKEIFP; via the coding sequence ATGCATTCAGGCAAAACAAATTTCGACAAATTTAGCAGCGCTTTTACTAAAGCAATAAATTCAAATGGCAAAAAATACCTGATGCATAAATTTAGTAATTCAATTCTATGATTAATCAATTTTCCATCTATTATTGCTCCCTTTCATCAAAAGAGTTATAAAGGCATAGGTCGTAATTCTAATTTACTTATGGACATAAGTGAAACTGTTGGTGTTGGAGAAGGATGCAAAACCTATAATGAAACCATTGAAGGTATTAATGGACATAAAAATAATATTAATGATTATAAATTATATTTAGATCGAAAAAGCCAAACCGTGCTTAAAACAGCAAGATTCGGCATAAGTCTTGAAAAATTAGTATTGTTTCTTATTCATGAATCTAATATCAGGAATACTCAACTTATTCCAAGAGAAACAGATAAGGAGATATTTCCTTAA